A region from the Conexibacter woesei Iso977N genome encodes:
- a CDS encoding aldehyde dehydrogenase family protein produces GQADGLLLTPTIVAGVTPEMRIYAEESFGPIVTVIEVDGADEAVRVANDTEYGLAAAVFGDPASAEAVARRIQSGICHINGATVHDEPQMPFGGVKHSGWGRFGGDAALDEFTELRWLTRQDGARQYPI; encoded by the coding sequence GGCCAGGCCGACGGCCTGCTCCTCACCCCCACGATCGTCGCCGGCGTCACGCCGGAGATGCGGATCTACGCCGAGGAGTCCTTCGGCCCGATCGTCACGGTCATCGAGGTCGACGGCGCCGACGAAGCCGTCCGCGTCGCCAACGACACCGAGTACGGCCTCGCCGCCGCGGTCTTCGGCGACCCGGCGAGCGCGGAGGCGGTCGCCCGGCGGATCCAGTCCGGCATCTGCCATATCAACGGCGCCACCGTCCACGACGAACCCCAGATGCCCTTCGGCGGCGTCAAGCACTCCGGCTGGGGCCGCTTCGGCGGCGACGCCGCCCTCGACGAGTTCACCGAGCTCCGCTGGCTCACCCGCCAGGACGGCGCGCGCCAGTACCCGATCTAG
- a CDS encoding calcium-binding protein: MLRSPLLLTSTMAALALGAPVAAHAATITSDGAGTFTYNSAPGEINSGSVQYDDDTGAIVFYSSGSVPLTGPMPAGCTQDDASDARCVGARAAVWNAGDGDENVAVSYGFPAGIPVTIDGGPGKDWLRGSDRSNDTLIGGDGNDHLQGFDGADTLDGGNGDDEVDGGAGADHLQGGAGDDLMEPDAHEDPSADVVDGGPGTDTIDGDYSSRFRSTSAGSQVLNFTLAGGADDGRPGENDDVRGVERLIVSDGGRFVGTDGNDYIKLAQVGTSGDLTGGYGDDELRGGDGADRLDGGPGNDTLDGGFNDDVITGGPGQDHISADLANGDCGPLWCKYPYGNDTVYAQDGEVDTISCGFGTDTVYADAVDVVDSDCENVIRGGAAPTTPARPTTPSKPTNNGSGGSGSGGGRTVRASLAKVSLARALRSGFTLKVSGAKAGTKLKLAATRSGRLVARGSGKTTKNGTAAIKLRFTTKAKHSLRHAKTITLKVSGNGVSATVTLKR; this comes from the coding sequence ATGCTCCGCTCTCCCCTCCTCCTCACCTCCACGATGGCCGCCCTCGCGCTCGGCGCGCCGGTCGCCGCGCACGCCGCGACGATCACCTCCGACGGCGCCGGCACGTTCACCTACAACAGCGCGCCGGGCGAGATCAACAGCGGCTCGGTCCAGTACGACGACGACACCGGCGCGATCGTCTTCTACTCGTCGGGCAGCGTGCCGCTGACCGGCCCGATGCCGGCCGGGTGCACGCAGGACGACGCGTCGGACGCGCGCTGCGTCGGCGCCAGGGCCGCGGTCTGGAACGCGGGCGACGGCGACGAGAACGTCGCGGTCTCCTACGGCTTCCCGGCGGGCATCCCGGTCACGATCGACGGCGGCCCGGGCAAGGACTGGCTGCGCGGCTCCGACAGGTCCAACGACACGCTGATCGGCGGCGACGGCAACGACCACCTCCAGGGCTTCGACGGCGCCGACACGCTCGACGGCGGCAACGGCGACGACGAGGTCGACGGCGGCGCCGGCGCCGACCACCTGCAGGGCGGCGCGGGCGACGACCTGATGGAGCCCGACGCGCACGAGGACCCGTCGGCCGACGTCGTCGACGGCGGCCCGGGCACCGACACGATCGACGGCGACTACTCCTCGCGCTTCCGCTCGACCAGCGCGGGCTCGCAGGTGTTGAACTTCACCTTGGCCGGCGGCGCCGACGACGGCCGGCCCGGCGAGAACGACGACGTCAGGGGCGTCGAGCGCCTGATCGTCAGCGACGGCGGCAGGTTCGTCGGGACCGACGGCAACGACTACATCAAGCTCGCGCAGGTCGGCACGTCCGGCGACCTGACCGGCGGGTACGGCGACGACGAGCTGCGCGGCGGCGACGGCGCCGACAGGCTCGACGGCGGTCCCGGCAACGACACGCTCGACGGCGGCTTCAACGACGACGTCATCACCGGCGGTCCCGGCCAGGACCACATCTCCGCCGACCTCGCCAACGGCGACTGCGGCCCGCTGTGGTGCAAGTACCCGTACGGCAACGACACGGTCTACGCCCAGGACGGCGAGGTCGACACGATCTCGTGCGGGTTCGGCACCGACACGGTCTACGCCGACGCGGTCGACGTCGTCGACAGCGACTGCGAGAACGTCATCCGCGGCGGCGCCGCACCCACGACGCCGGCCAGGCCGACGACCCCGAGCAAGCCCACCAACAACGGGAGCGGCGGGAGCGGGAGCGGCGGCGGTCGCACCGTCCGCGCCTCGCTGGCCAAGGTCTCGCTGGCCCGCGCGTTGAGGTCCGGCTTCACGCTGAAGGTGTCGGGCGCCAAGGCGGGCACGAAGCTCAAGCTCGCCGCGACCCGTTCCGGGAGGCTCGTCGCCCGCGGCTCCGGCAAGACCACCAAGAACGGCACGGCCGCGATCAAGCTGCGCTTCACGACCAAGGCCAAGCACTCGCTGCGCCACGCCAAGACCATCACCCTGAAGGTCTCCGGCAACGGCGTCAGCGCGACCGTCACGCTGAAGCGCTAG
- a CDS encoding 4-hydroxybenzoate 3-monooxygenase yields MRTQVGIVGAGPAGLVLAHLLHLQGIESVVLEARDREYVQQRVRAGVLEQNTVDLLREAGVAERLDREGIVHHGIELRFDGEGHRIAMSDLTGGRAIWIYGQQEVVKDLIAAREAAGDPPVFEVSDVQVHDVDGDAPFITYRTVDGEDARLDCDVIAGCDGFHGICRPAVGADRLQIAEREYPFGWLGILADVAPSTDELIYAYHDRGFAMHSLRSPTLSRLYLQVDPDDDIANWPDDRIWEELHLRFEAPGWSLTEGPIIEKGITPMRSFVAAPMRRGKLFLAGDAAHIVPPTGAKGLNLAVNDVRVLAEALTAFYANGSTTGLDEYSDTCLQRVWRVQDFSTYMTTLLHRLDGDDFDAGLQRARLRYVTTSEAAARSLAENYVGLPT; encoded by the coding sequence GTGCGTACGCAGGTCGGGATCGTCGGAGCGGGTCCGGCGGGGTTGGTGCTCGCGCACCTGCTCCACCTCCAGGGGATCGAGTCGGTGGTGTTGGAGGCGCGCGACCGCGAGTACGTGCAGCAGCGCGTGCGCGCCGGCGTCCTGGAGCAGAACACGGTCGACCTGCTGCGCGAGGCCGGCGTCGCCGAGCGCCTGGACCGCGAGGGCATCGTCCACCACGGCATCGAGCTGCGCTTCGACGGCGAGGGCCACCGGATCGCGATGAGCGACCTCACCGGCGGGCGGGCGATCTGGATCTATGGCCAGCAGGAAGTGGTCAAGGACCTGATCGCGGCGCGCGAGGCGGCGGGCGATCCGCCGGTCTTCGAGGTCAGCGACGTTCAAGTGCATGATGTCGACGGCGACGCGCCGTTCATCACCTACAGGACGGTCGACGGCGAAGACGCACGCCTCGACTGCGACGTCATCGCCGGCTGCGACGGCTTCCACGGCATCTGCCGGCCGGCGGTCGGCGCGGACCGGCTGCAGATCGCCGAGCGCGAGTACCCGTTCGGCTGGCTCGGGATCCTCGCCGACGTCGCGCCGTCGACCGACGAGCTGATCTACGCCTACCACGACCGCGGCTTCGCGATGCACTCGCTGCGCTCGCCCACGCTGAGCCGGCTCTACCTCCAGGTCGACCCCGACGACGACATCGCCAACTGGCCCGACGACCGCATCTGGGAGGAGCTGCACCTGCGCTTCGAGGCGCCGGGCTGGTCGCTGACCGAGGGGCCGATCATCGAGAAGGGCATCACGCCGATGCGCTCGTTCGTCGCCGCGCCGATGCGCCGCGGCAAGTTGTTCCTGGCCGGCGACGCCGCGCACATCGTGCCGCCGACCGGGGCCAAGGGGCTGAACCTGGCGGTCAACGACGTCCGCGTCCTCGCCGAGGCTCTGACGGCCTTCTACGCGAACGGCTCGACCACCGGCCTGGACGAGTACAGCGACACCTGCCTGCAGCGCGTTTGGCGCGTCCAGGACTTCTCCACCTACATGACGACCCTGCTGCACCGCCTCGACGGCGACGACTTCGACGCCGGCCTCCAACGCGCCCGCCTCCGCTACGTCACCACCTCCGAAGCCGCCGCCCGCTCCCTGGCCGAGAACTACGTGGGCCTGCCGACCTGA
- a CDS encoding CoA transferase subunit A, whose protein sequence is MATKRAHSAQLLALSDAVASLVHDGDSVALEGFTHLIPFAAGHEVIRQGRRDLELIRMTPDLLYDQMVGMGCARKLVFSYAGNPGVGSLHRLRDAVEHGWPTPLEIEEHSHAGMANRYAAGASNLPFGLLRGYSGTDLVAHTNVKFVECPFTGEELAAVPALRPDVAIVHAQEADRRGNVQLWGIPGVQKEAVLAASRSLVTVERVVDELEPRAGGVIIPGWCVDAIAEAPRGAYPSYAHGLTERDNDFYKAWDKLSRDRDEFLSWMKEHVL, encoded by the coding sequence ATGGCAACCAAGCGTGCGCATAGCGCACAACTCCTGGCCCTGTCCGATGCGGTCGCGTCGCTCGTCCACGACGGCGACAGCGTCGCGCTGGAGGGCTTCACCCACCTGATCCCCTTCGCGGCCGGTCACGAGGTGATCCGCCAGGGCCGGCGCGACCTCGAGCTGATCCGGATGACGCCCGACCTCTTGTACGACCAGATGGTCGGCATGGGCTGCGCGCGCAAGTTGGTGTTCTCGTACGCGGGCAACCCCGGCGTCGGCTCGCTGCACCGCCTGCGCGACGCGGTCGAGCACGGCTGGCCCACGCCGCTGGAGATCGAGGAGCACTCGCACGCCGGGATGGCCAACCGCTACGCCGCGGGCGCGTCGAACCTCCCGTTCGGGCTGCTGCGCGGCTACAGCGGGACCGACCTGGTCGCGCACACCAACGTGAAGTTCGTCGAGTGCCCGTTCACCGGCGAGGAGCTGGCCGCGGTCCCCGCGCTGCGCCCGGACGTCGCGATCGTCCACGCCCAGGAGGCCGACCGGCGCGGCAACGTGCAGCTCTGGGGCATCCCGGGCGTGCAGAAGGAGGCCGTGCTCGCGGCCTCGCGGTCGCTGGTCACCGTGGAGCGCGTCGTCGACGAGCTCGAGCCGCGCGCCGGCGGCGTGATCATCCCGGGCTGGTGCGTCGACGCGATCGCCGAGGCGCCGCGCGGCGCCTACCCGTCCTACGCGCACGGCCTGACCGAGCGCGACAACGACTTCTACAAGGCGTGGGACAAGCTCTCGCGCGACCGCGACGAGTTCTTGTCGTGGATGAAGGAGCACGTGCTGTGA
- a CDS encoding 3-oxoadipate--succinyl-CoA transferase — protein sequence MSASRGDVQTIVAARHLADAESVFIGVGRPSTAAILARAIINPDLVLVYESGTIGAKPTRIPLSIGDGELAATADFVVSVPEMFNYWIQPGRVDVAFLGAAQVDPRGALNSTVIGDYAAPKTRLPGAGGAPEIARGCRRVMVVAPHSKRTFVERLDFVTTPTAPVAVITDLGVLEPSQAHDGELVLTQVHPGVTADEAREATGWPLRVADDLRETSAPTDEELTALQELLSR from the coding sequence GTGAGCGCCTCCCGAGGGGACGTCCAGACGATCGTCGCCGCCCGCCACCTCGCCGACGCCGAGTCGGTGTTCATCGGCGTCGGGCGCCCGTCGACCGCCGCGATCCTGGCCCGGGCGATCATCAACCCCGACCTGGTCCTGGTCTACGAGTCCGGGACGATCGGCGCCAAGCCGACCAGGATCCCGTTGTCGATCGGCGACGGCGAGCTGGCGGCGACCGCCGACTTCGTGGTCTCGGTCCCCGAGATGTTCAACTACTGGATCCAGCCGGGGCGGGTCGACGTCGCGTTCCTGGGTGCGGCGCAGGTCGACCCGCGCGGCGCGCTGAACTCGACGGTGATCGGCGACTACGCGGCGCCCAAGACGCGCCTGCCGGGCGCGGGCGGCGCGCCGGAGATCGCGCGCGGCTGCCGCCGCGTGATGGTCGTGGCGCCGCACTCGAAGCGCACGTTCGTGGAGAGGCTGGACTTCGTGACGACGCCGACCGCGCCGGTCGCGGTGATCACCGACCTCGGCGTGCTGGAGCCGTCGCAGGCCCACGACGGCGAGCTGGTCCTGACCCAGGTCCACCCCGGCGTGACCGCCGACGAGGCGCGCGAGGCGACCGGCTGGCCGCTGCGCGTCGCCGACGACCTGCGCGAGACGAGCGCACCCACCGACGAAGAGCTGACCGCCTTGCAGGAGCTGTTGAGCCGATGA
- a CDS encoding thiolase family protein, which yields MTDTYILDAIRTPFGRYGGALSGVRPDDLAASTLKALVERTPSLDPADIDDVFLGNANGAGEDNRDVARMAILLAGLPTSVPGVAVNRLCGSSLDATMQASRAIAAGDASVVVAGGVESMSRAPWVLLKPAKGFPAGPETLHSTTLGWRMVNPAMPEQWTISLGASAEKLAGMYNISRDDQDAFALRSHRLAAQAWDAGVYDGEVVAVPGVELARDEGIRADSSLEKLGRLKAAFVDGGTVTAGNSSPLNDGASMILLGDEAAAGRLGRDPLARVVSRAAHGVDPDVFGIGPVEAANAALRRAGIGWGDLTAVELNEAFASQSLACVRQWPELDPEIVNVRGGAIAIGHPLGASGARIVGRLAHELRARGGGYGLAAICIGVGQGLAVVLHA from the coding sequence ATGACCGACACGTACATCCTGGACGCGATCCGGACCCCGTTCGGCCGCTACGGCGGGGCGCTGAGCGGCGTCCGGCCCGACGACCTCGCCGCGAGCACGTTGAAGGCCTTGGTCGAGCGGACGCCGTCACTCGACCCCGCCGACATCGACGACGTCTTCCTCGGCAACGCCAACGGCGCGGGCGAGGACAACCGCGACGTCGCGCGGATGGCGATCCTGCTCGCGGGGCTGCCGACGTCGGTGCCCGGCGTGGCGGTCAACCGGTTGTGCGGGTCCTCGCTCGACGCGACGATGCAGGCCTCGCGGGCGATCGCGGCGGGCGACGCGAGCGTCGTCGTTGCGGGCGGCGTCGAGTCGATGTCGCGCGCGCCGTGGGTCCTGCTCAAGCCCGCCAAGGGCTTCCCGGCCGGGCCCGAGACGCTGCACTCGACGACGCTCGGCTGGCGCATGGTCAATCCCGCGATGCCCGAGCAGTGGACGATCTCGCTGGGCGCGTCCGCCGAGAAGCTGGCCGGCATGTACAACATCTCGCGCGACGACCAGGACGCGTTCGCGCTGCGCTCGCACCGCCTCGCGGCGCAGGCGTGGGACGCCGGGGTCTACGACGGCGAGGTCGTCGCGGTCCCGGGCGTCGAGCTGGCGCGCGACGAGGGCATCCGCGCGGACTCGTCGCTGGAGAAGCTCGGCAGGCTGAAGGCCGCGTTCGTGGACGGCGGGACCGTCACGGCGGGCAACTCGTCGCCCCTCAACGACGGCGCGTCGATGATCCTGCTCGGCGACGAGGCCGCGGCCGGTCGGCTGGGCCGGGACCCGCTGGCGCGCGTGGTCTCCCGCGCCGCGCACGGCGTCGACCCCGACGTCTTCGGGATCGGCCCGGTCGAGGCGGCCAACGCCGCGCTGCGGCGTGCCGGGATCGGCTGGGGCGACCTGACCGCGGTCGAGCTCAACGAGGCGTTCGCCTCGCAGTCGCTGGCGTGCGTGCGCCAGTGGCCCGAGCTGGATCCGGAGATCGTCAACGTGCGCGGCGGGGCGATCGCGATCGGCCATCCGCTGGGCGCGAGCGGGGCGCGGATCGTCGGGCGGCTCGCCCACGAGCTGCGCGCGAGGGGCGGCGGGTACGGTCTTGCCGCGATCTGCATCGGAGTTGGACAGGGATTGGCGGTGGTGCTGCATGCATGA
- the pcaH gene encoding protocatechuate 3,4-dioxygenase subunit beta has protein sequence MHDDVVDADAGYLRDPDGTHPPLDYDGYRSTALRHPKQPLVYLPHSVAERTGPQLGPERVLGALDHDLTKQHGGEPLGERIIVGGRVLDGDGRPIRNTLVEVWQANAAGRYLHKGDQHPAPLDPNFSGAGRCVTDDEGRYEFITIKPGAYPWGNHHNAWRPQHIHFSLLGQAFAQRLVTQMYFPGDPLFQYDPIYNSVRDPQGRERMVSSFNIDKTVPEWALAYDFDIVLRGRESTPIEEEI, from the coding sequence ATGCATGATGATGTGGTTGACGCGGACGCCGGCTACCTGCGCGATCCGGACGGGACGCACCCGCCGCTGGACTACGACGGCTACCGGTCGACCGCGCTGCGCCATCCCAAGCAGCCGCTGGTCTACCTCCCCCACTCGGTCGCCGAGCGCACGGGGCCGCAGCTCGGGCCCGAGCGCGTTCTCGGTGCGCTCGACCACGACCTGACCAAGCAGCACGGCGGCGAGCCGCTGGGCGAGCGGATCATCGTCGGCGGGCGCGTTCTCGACGGTGATGGTCGCCCGATCCGCAACACGCTCGTCGAGGTCTGGCAGGCCAACGCGGCCGGGCGCTACCTGCACAAGGGCGACCAGCACCCGGCGCCGTTGGACCCCAACTTCTCGGGCGCCGGGCGCTGCGTGACCGACGACGAGGGGCGCTACGAGTTCATCACCATCAAGCCGGGCGCCTACCCGTGGGGCAACCACCACAACGCGTGGCGGCCGCAGCACATCCACTTCTCGCTGCTCGGGCAGGCGTTCGCGCAGCGGCTCGTGACCCAGATGTACTTCCCGGGCGACCCGCTGTTCCAGTACGACCCGATCTACAACTCGGTCCGGGACCCGCAAGGGCGCGAGCGGATGGTCTCATCGTTCAACATCGACAAGACCGTGCCGGAGTGGGCGTTGGCCTATGACTTCGACATCGTCCTGCGCGGGCGCGAGTCGACGCCGATCGAGGAGGAGATCTAG
- the pcaG gene encoding protocatechuate 3,4-dioxygenase subunit alpha — protein sequence MALESTPSQTVGPYFSIGLPWDGGPDAVAPDDAGALTIGGVVYDGAGTAIPDAMIETWQADASGAWGTRDGFRGFARVGTDDDGRWAIRTVKPGAAEGAAPFIEVSVFARGLLHRCVTRIYFGDEEAANREDAVLASVPAERRDTLLATPTDDGYRFDIHLQGDGETVFFDV from the coding sequence ATGGCCCTGGAGTCGACCCCGTCACAGACGGTCGGGCCGTACTTCTCGATCGGCCTGCCGTGGGACGGCGGACCGGACGCGGTGGCGCCCGACGACGCGGGCGCGCTGACGATCGGCGGCGTCGTCTACGACGGCGCGGGCACGGCGATCCCGGACGCGATGATCGAGACCTGGCAGGCCGACGCCTCCGGCGCGTGGGGCACGCGCGACGGGTTCCGCGGGTTCGCGCGGGTGGGCACCGACGACGACGGGCGCTGGGCGATCCGGACCGTCAAGCCGGGCGCTGCCGAAGGCGCCGCGCCGTTCATCGAGGTGTCGGTCTTCGCCCGCGGATTGCTGCATCGCTGCGTCACGCGGATCTACTTCGGTGACGAAGAGGCGGCGAACCGGGAAGATGCCGTCCTGGCGTCCGTTCCGGCGGAGCGGCGTGACACGCTCCTGGCGACGCCGACCGACGATGGCTACCGATTCGACATCCACCTCCAGGGCGACGGCGAGACCGTCTTCTTCGACGTCTGA
- a CDS encoding lyase family protein, with the protein MLGGIFARGGAAAAVSDAAFVQAMLDVEVAHARAVLPPDAADRVAAAATLDAFDLVSLGAAAARHATPVIGLVDALRAASGVEEVHVGLTSQDVVDTALMVVSKRALLVILADARAAASALALLAEAHRATPILARTLMQPAQPTTFGLKAAGWMTAIDEAAAALAGVELAVQVGGAVGNRTDSAAAVAAALGLAEPVLPWHGDRRRVAALAGALGVLAGSVGKVAGDVVLLAQGEVAEVRDGVAGGSSAMAHKANPVAAISTRACAKRVPGLVATMLSVMDGEHERAAGAWQAEWETLRELLRCTGSAVAWCRALLEHLEVDPARMATNLSTILGDDAVAHNTDMLIDRALAAHRAR; encoded by the coding sequence TTGCTCGGCGGGATCTTCGCGCGCGGCGGCGCCGCGGCGGCGGTGAGCGACGCCGCGTTCGTGCAGGCGATGCTCGACGTCGAGGTCGCGCATGCGCGCGCGGTGTTGCCGCCCGACGCCGCCGACCGCGTGGCGGCGGCCGCGACGCTGGACGCGTTCGACCTGGTGTCGCTGGGCGCCGCGGCGGCGCGGCACGCGACGCCGGTCATCGGGCTGGTCGACGCGCTGCGCGCCGCGTCGGGGGTCGAGGAGGTCCACGTGGGCCTCACGTCGCAGGACGTCGTCGACACCGCGTTGATGGTGGTGTCGAAGCGCGCGTTGTTGGTGATCTTGGCCGACGCGCGCGCTGCGGCGTCCGCGCTGGCGCTGCTGGCGGAGGCGCACCGCGCGACGCCGATCCTGGCGCGCACGCTGATGCAGCCCGCGCAGCCGACGACGTTCGGGCTGAAGGCCGCGGGCTGGATGACGGCGATCGACGAGGCCGCCGCGGCGCTGGCGGGCGTCGAGCTGGCGGTGCAGGTCGGCGGCGCGGTCGGCAACCGGACCGACTCCGCGGCGGCGGTCGCGGCCGCGCTCGGGCTGGCCGAGCCGGTGCTGCCATGGCACGGCGACCGGCGCCGGGTCGCGGCGCTCGCGGGCGCGCTGGGCGTGCTCGCGGGGTCGGTCGGCAAGGTCGCGGGCGACGTGGTCCTGCTGGCCCAGGGCGAGGTCGCCGAGGTCCGCGACGGCGTGGCCGGCGGCTCGTCGGCGATGGCGCACAAGGCCAACCCGGTCGCGGCGATCTCCACGCGGGCGTGCGCGAAGCGCGTCCCGGGCCTGGTGGCGACCATGTTGTCCGTGATGGACGGCGAGCACGAGCGCGCCGCGGGCGCGTGGCAGGCGGAGTGGGAGACGCTGCGGGAGCTGCTGCGCTGCACCGGCTCGGCCGTCGCGTGGTGCCGCGCGCTGCTGGAGCACCTGGAGGTCGACCCCGCGCGCATGGCCACCAACTTGAGCACGATCCTCGGCGACGACGCGGTTGCGCACAACACCGACATGTTGATCGATCGCGCGCTCGCCGCCCACCGCGCGCGATGA
- the pcaD gene encoding 3-oxoadipate enol-lactonase, whose amino-acid sequence MTLHHETRGSGPAVLLAGSLGTTLEMWEPQVAALSEHFTTIAYDQLGHGRSPVPEGPYSVPQLGEAALELLDHLDVERASFVGLSIGGMVGQWLAANAPERINRLVLLCTTSHFPSADPWRERARRVIAEGTTAGIAPDVVARWLTPAYAEAHPDDAERLRAMLSAQPVKGYAACCAALATLDLREDLGRIAAPALVVGGAQDLAIPPDNQRFLADHINNARLELLDPGAHVVSIERAGEVTALIRAHLEAAP is encoded by the coding sequence ATGACGCTGCACCACGAGACGCGCGGCTCCGGGCCTGCGGTCCTGCTCGCGGGGTCGCTCGGGACGACGCTGGAGATGTGGGAGCCGCAGGTCGCCGCGCTCTCCGAGCACTTCACGACGATCGCCTACGACCAGCTCGGCCACGGCCGCTCGCCGGTCCCGGAGGGGCCGTACTCGGTCCCGCAGCTCGGCGAGGCCGCGCTCGAGCTCCTCGACCACCTCGACGTGGAGCGCGCGTCGTTCGTCGGGCTGTCGATCGGCGGCATGGTCGGGCAGTGGCTGGCGGCCAACGCGCCCGAGCGGATCAACCGCCTCGTCCTGCTCTGCACGACCTCGCACTTCCCCTCCGCCGACCCGTGGCGCGAGCGCGCGCGGCGCGTCATCGCCGAGGGCACGACCGCGGGGATCGCGCCGGACGTCGTCGCGCGCTGGCTCACGCCGGCCTACGCGGAGGCGCACCCGGACGACGCGGAGCGCCTGCGCGCGATGCTCTCCGCGCAGCCGGTCAAGGGCTACGCGGCCTGTTGCGCGGCGCTCGCGACGCTCGACCTCCGCGAGGACCTCGGGAGGATCGCCGCGCCGGCGCTCGTCGTCGGCGGCGCGCAGGACCTCGCGATCCCGCCCGACAACCAGCGCTTCCTCGCCGACCACATCAACAACGCGCGGCTGGAGCTCCTCGACCCGGGGGCCCACGTCGTGTCGATCGAGCGGGCCGGCGAGGTCACCGCGCTGATCCGCGCCCATCTGGAGGCCGCACCATGA
- the pcaC gene encoding 4-carboxymuconolactone decarboxylase produces the protein MSDNLHDAGMKVRREVLGDAHVDRAVAGTTEFSAPFQEFITNMAWGSVWTREEQLGRRERSMITLAVLTTLRAEDELAMHVRAALRNGLTAEEIREVILHTAVYAGVPQANTAIAAAQQVLRDEGVIE, from the coding sequence ATGAGCGACAACTTGCACGACGCCGGGATGAAGGTCCGCCGCGAGGTGCTGGGCGACGCGCACGTCGACCGCGCGGTCGCGGGGACGACGGAGTTCAGCGCGCCGTTCCAGGAGTTCATCACCAACATGGCGTGGGGCTCGGTCTGGACGCGCGAGGAGCAGCTCGGGCGCCGTGAGCGGTCGATGATCACGCTCGCCGTGCTGACAACGCTGCGCGCCGAGGACGAGCTGGCGATGCACGTCCGGGCGGCGCTGCGCAACGGGCTGACGGCCGAGGAGATCCGCGAGGTGATCCTGCACACCGCCGTCTACGCGGGCGTGCCGCAGGCCAACACGGCGATCGCCGCCGCGCAGCAGGTGCTGCGCGACGAGGGCGTGATCGAGTGA